The following is a genomic window from Molothrus ater isolate BHLD 08-10-18 breed brown headed cowbird chromosome 39, BPBGC_Mater_1.1, whole genome shotgun sequence.
GTCccgggacaccccaaaatccaaactGGGAGGattccctgccccaaaccccaaattgGGCGGGGGACACCCCAAACACCCTGAATTTGGGGGTCTCAGATCATCCCAAAACCCAAACTGGGGGGATTCCCTGCCCTAACCCCAAATTTGGGGatcctgggacaccccaaaatccaaacGGGGTCAAttccctgccccaaaacccAAATCTGGGGGTCCCAAACCTCTTAATTTGGGATCACAGAGCCCCCAACTCCCCGAATTTTGGGGCTCCCCCAACCCCCAAACTCCCACAGGaacccctgggaatgggggtggggggatcctgggaattttgggggatcctgggaattttgggggatcCTGGGAATTTCAGGGTGTGCTTcaaccccctcccccccaaatTTGGGTCTCCACCCCCCCAAATTTGGGGTCGTTCCCCCCCAGCTGGAGCCTCTGGAGCCTCGTGAGACGCCGCCCCCCAAGGTACCCCCTGCCCAAGCCCTTCCCTGCATCGTGGATGggacaaaacccccaaaattaaCCAAAAACCCCCCAATTTCGGGGTGTGTGtccccccccaaaccccagcgCCCCCACGGCGCCGCGCTCTTCGTCCTCCTCTCcgtcctcttcctcctcaccttcctcctcctcctcctcctccacctgcGCGCCCATGGCGGCGACGCCGACGTCACCTGTGGGGACACCTGCAGGTAAGGCTGGGTGTGGGGGCGAGgggacccccaaaaaccccccaggacaccccaaaaaactCCCCAGGACCCCTCAACAAACCCCACAGGACCCCTCAAAACCCCCCTGGACCCCACAAAACCCCCCTGGAGcccccaaaactcccccagGATCCCACAAAAAACTTCCCAGGACCCCTCAAATccccccccaggacccctcaAAACCCTCTAGGACcgccccaaaaaacccccagaatccccccaaaaccccccaggaccccacaaaaaaaacctcgAAACCCCCCTGGACCCCACAAAACCGCCCTGGAGcccccaaaactcccccagGACCCCACAAAAAACTTCCCAGGACCCCTCAAAtccccccccaggaccccccaaaacccccacaaccCCTCAAAACCCTCTTGgaccacccaaaaaaaaaaaccagaatccccccaaaacccccccggaccccccaaaaaaaaccccctaaaacccccccaggaccccccaaaaaccccctaGGACcgcccaaaaaaacccctagaatccccccaaaaccccccaggaccccccaaaaaccccccaggatccccccaaacccccccaggaccccccaaacccccccaaattGGGCAGGATCGTGCTGGTGGAGAGCATCCCCGAGGGCCTGGCCGTGGGCACCGTGCCCGGCCCCTCCACCTTCGaggcctggcaggagctgctggccgGGGCCACCCGCAGCGTGGACATCGCCTCCTTCTACTGGACACTGACCAACGCCGACACACGGACGCACGAGCCCAGCGCGGAGCAGGTCTGCTGCCCCTTCTGACCTCCCTAGcatttttttgcccttttttcttggtttttcccccattttttcccctattttttgCTCCTGTTTTACCCATTTTTACGCttttttttgcctattttttacccattttttttccctttttatgtCCATTTTTGCCCCTTTTTTGCCTACTTTTTCCCATGTTTTTGTCcatttttgctccttttttgcttggttttgccTGTTTTTTACCTGGCTTTTGCCTGATTTTTGcccatttttccccaattttgtccattttttcccattttatttttgctcatttttgcCCATTTCCCCCAGTTTTGTCCATTTTTtcacctgttttttttttgcccatttttacccatttttccttgttttttcctcctatttccccccattttccccccatttctccctgttttttttcccaatttcccctGATTTGTCCCCattttcctgccctcagggtgaGCGGCTCCTGGCGGCGCTGCAGCGGCTGCTGGCCCAtgatttccccattttccccattttccccatttccccccattttccccatttccccccccattttccccatttccccattttcccaatttcccctGATTTGtccccatttttcccctgcCCTCAGGGTGAGCGGCTCCTGGTGGCGCTGCAGCGGCTGCCGGACCAcgatttccccatttttccccccaatttccccattttcccccattttgccattttccccccattttccccccattttcccccgcattttcccccattttccccatttccccatttttcccattttcccctgatttgtccccattttcccctgccCTCAGGGTGAGCGGCTCCTGGCGGCGCTGCAGCAGCTGCCGGCCCAtgatttccccatttttccccccaatttccccattttcccccattttgccattttcccccccattttccccattttcccattttcccctgaTTTGTCCCCATTTTCCCTGCCCTCAGGGTGAGCGGCTCCTGGCGGCGCTGCAGCGGCTGCTGGCCCAtgatttccccattttccccatttccccattttcccattttcccctgatttgtccccatttttcccctgcCCTCAGGGTGAGCGGCTCCTGGCGGCCCTGCAGCGGCTGCCAGCCCGcgatttccccattttcccccgcattttcccccattttccccatttcccctgATTTgtccccattttcccctgccctcagggtgagcagctcctggcgGCGCTGCAGCGGCTGCCGGCCCGTGGCGTGGCCGTGCGCGTTGCGGTCAGCGCGCCCTCGCCCTCCGCGCCCCTGGACGATCTCCGAGCCCTGGAGCGCAGCGGTGAGCGGGGACGGGGCCGCCCCCGAATTTGGGGGTCCCGGTGGGATCCCGGGGGGGGGTCCAGGCTCGGGTGGGTGACGGCGGTGCCGGCGCCGCAGGTGCGGCCGTGCGCGCCGTGGACCTGCCGCGCCTGACGGGCGGCGTGCTGCACACCAAGTTCTGGCTGGTGGACGGCGCCCATCTCTACATCGGCAGCGCCAACATGGACTGGAGGGCCCTGACGCAGGTGGGTTGTGACGGGGGCGGGGACAAACCCGGTGGGATTGGTGCCGAACCCCGCATGGATGGTGCCAAACCCAGCATGGATGGTGCCAAACCCAACGGGGTCAGTTTGGAACCCAATGGATGGTGCCAAACCCAGCATGGATGGTGCCAAACCCAATGGGGTCAGTTTGGAACCCAATGGATGGTGCCAAACCCAATGGGGTTGGTGTGGAACCCAATGGGGTTGACCCCAAACCAATGGATGGTGCCAAACCCGGTGGGGTTGGTGTGGAACCCAATGGGGTTGACCCCAAACCCAATGAGCTTGACCAAAACTCAATGGATGGTGCCAAACCCAACACAGATGACCCCAAACCCAATGAGCTTGACCCAAACCCAACATGGACGGTGCCAAACCCAATGGATGGTGCCAAACCCAACACAGATGGACCCAAACCCAACACAGATGGTGCCAAACTCAATGGACGGTGCCAAACCCAATGAACTtgaccccaaacccaacacagATGGTGCCAAACCCAATGGATGGTGCCAAACCCAACACAGATGACCCCAAACCCAACGAGCTTGACCCAAACCCAACACGGACGGTTCCAAAGCCACCGGTTGGCGCTCAACCCAACGGCATGGGCACCCCCACCCCCATCACCGGGGCCATCCCAACCCCGTCCATCGGGGAGGGACAACGACGCCGTCCCACGCGCCGCAGGTGAAGGAGCTCGGAGCCGCCATCTACAACTGCAGCTGCTTGGCCAAAGATTTGGGCAAAATCTTCGAGGCCTACTGGTCACTGGGCGTCCCCGACGCGTCCATCCCGGCGCCGTGGCCGGACAGCTTCTCCACCTCCATCAACCTGGAGACCCCGCTGGAGATGATGCTCAACGGCACGGAGGCCGCCGTCTTCTTCTCGGTAGGTGCCGCACCGGCGCTGGGGTCACCACGATGGGGTCACCCCGATGGGGTCACCATACATGGGGGTCACCGTACATGGGGGTCACCACACTGGGGTCACACCCACTGTGGGTCACCACAATGGGGCCAAACCCACCCTGATGTCACCAAACCAGGGTCACCATGCTGGGGGTCACCACACCAGGGTCACCA
Proteins encoded in this region:
- the PLD3 gene encoding 5'-3' exonuclease PLD3, translating into MGLNGAYKQLEPLEPRETPPPKRPHGAALFVLLSVLFLLTFLLLLLLHLRAHGGDADVTCGDTCRIVLVESIPEGLAVGTVPGPSTFEAWQELLAGATRSVDIASFYWTLTNADTRTHEPSAEQGEQLLAALQRLPARGVAVRVAVSAPSPSAPLDDLRALERSGAAVRAVDLPRLTGGVLHTKFWLVDGAHLYIGSANMDWRALTQVKELGAAIYNCSCLAKDLGKIFEAYWSLGVPDASIPAPWPDSFSTSINLETPLEMMLNGTEAAVFFSSSPPPLCAAGRTPDLDALLSVIDGAESFVDVAVMSYVVGTEFSRPRRFWPAIDERLRRAVVERGAALRLLAGCWPHSQAAMFPFLRSLAALADNGTRYGVQVRLFLVPSSAAQSRIPFARVSHTKYMVTDKAAYVGTSNWSGDYFERTAGSALVVAQPGPGAGTFRERLRAVFERDWSSRYSVDIGDTRSWAGRCGPRQRRGDPAGGAGFGGQK